The Eubacteriaceae bacterium Marseille-Q4139 genome has a window encoding:
- a CDS encoding replication initiator protein A, with protein MTNTIYIHQPEKAFSFTRLPNFLFEAPTFKPLSNEAKVLYAFILRRTELSRKNGWADDCGRIFLYYPICEVVDLLHCGRQKAVNTLRELQYAGLVEIQKQGCGKPNRIFPKSYEAVPNTDFKKSRSGTPED; from the coding sequence ATGACAAATACCATCTATATCCACCAGCCGGAAAAGGCGTTCAGCTTCACCCGGCTCCCGAATTTTCTCTTTGAAGCCCCCACATTCAAGCCCCTGTCCAACGAGGCAAAGGTTCTGTATGCCTTTATCCTGCGCCGGACAGAGTTATCCCGCAAGAATGGGTGGGCGGATGACTGCGGACGGATTTTCCTGTATTACCCTATCTGTGAAGTGGTTGACCTGCTCCATTGTGGGCGGCAGAAAGCGGTGAATACCCTGCGGGAACTGCAATACGCCGGACTGGTGGAGATCCAGAAGCAGGGCTGTGGAAAACCCAACCGCATTTTCCCAAAATCCTATGAAGCGGTTCCAAACACCGACTTTAAGAAATCCCGTTCTGGTACACCGGAGGACTGA
- a CDS encoding amidoligase family protein produces the protein MELKGQRFGIEIEMTGITREKAAEVTAQYFGTSSQYLGTYYDTYAALDPEGRQWKFMSDSSITPQRKENGRIISVGDEYQTEMVSPICRYEDIVSIQEIVRKLKEHGAITNKKCGIHVHIDASPFDARTLRNITNIMAAKEDLIYKALQVSVAREHSYCQKVEQRFLDELNRKKPKTLDGVERIWYDGESRRSDHYDGSRYHCLNLHSVFQKGTIEFRLFNGTLHAGKIKAYIQFCLAIGAQALNQSCASRRKTQTTNEKYTFRTWLLRLGLNGDEFATARLHLLKNLPGCIAWRDPAQAEVQKERLRQKKEKEREMARLERQNSIDRQDMVTTDVIPGETGGSEESPSFSMQM, from the coding sequence ATGGAACTGAAGGGGCAGCGGTTTGGAATCGAAATTGAGATGACGGGAATCACACGTGAGAAAGCAGCGGAAGTAACGGCACAATATTTCGGGACCAGCTCCCAATACCTGGGAACTTATTATGATACCTACGCGGCGTTAGACCCGGAAGGCCGGCAATGGAAGTTTATGAGTGATAGCAGTATCACGCCGCAGCGGAAAGAAAACGGTCGGATTATTTCAGTAGGCGATGAGTACCAGACGGAGATGGTTAGTCCCATCTGCAGGTATGAGGATATCGTTTCCATTCAGGAGATTGTCCGGAAACTGAAAGAACATGGGGCCATAACCAATAAGAAATGCGGCATCCATGTGCATATCGATGCCTCCCCGTTTGATGCCCGGACGCTTCGAAACATCACCAACATCATGGCAGCCAAAGAGGACCTGATCTATAAAGCCCTTCAGGTTTCCGTGGCGCGTGAACATTCCTACTGCCAGAAGGTGGAGCAGCGTTTCCTGGATGAGCTGAACCGGAAAAAGCCTAAGACTCTGGATGGCGTGGAACGGATCTGGTATGACGGAGAGAGCCGCAGGAGCGACCATTACGATGGCAGTCGGTATCACTGCCTGAACCTGCATTCCGTGTTCCAGAAAGGTACGATTGAGTTCCGACTTTTCAATGGGACACTCCATGCAGGAAAAATCAAAGCGTATATCCAGTTCTGTCTCGCAATCGGCGCACAGGCGTTGAACCAAAGCTGTGCCAGCCGCAGGAAAACCCAGACCACCAATGAGAAATATACGTTCCGCACCTGGCTTCTGCGCCTGGGCCTAAATGGAGACGAATTTGCCACAGCGCGTCTGCATCTTCTGAAAAATCTTCCCGGCTGTATCGCATGGCGGGACCCGGCACAGGCGGAGGTACAAAAGGAACGGCTGCGTCAGAAAAAAGAAAAGGAACGGGAGATGGCAAGGCTGGAACGGCAGAATTCCATTGACAGACAGGATATGGTTACCACAGATGTTATACCAGGAGAAACCGGAGGGAGCGAGGAATCCCCGTCTTTCTCTATGCAGATGTAG
- a CDS encoding plasmid recombination protein, whose translation MAQHAILRFEKHKGNPARPLEAHHERQKEQYASNPDIDTSRSKYNFHIVKPEGRYYHFIQSRIEQAGCRTRKDSTRFVDTLVTASPEFFKGKSPKEIQAFFQRAADFLIGRVGRENIVSAVVHMDEKTPHLHLTFVPLTKDNRLCAKEIIGNRANLTKWQDDFHAYMVEKYPDLERGESASRTGRKHIPTRLFKQAVSLSRQARAIEATLDGINPLNAGKKKEEALSMLKKWFPQMENFSGQLKKYKVTINDLLAENEKLEARAKASEKGKMKDTMERAKLKSELDNLQRLVDRIPPDILAELKRQQRHTVKER comes from the coding sequence ATGGCACAACACGCAATTTTACGGTTTGAGAAGCACAAGGGCAACCCGGCAAGGCCGCTGGAAGCCCATCACGAAAGACAGAAAGAACAGTATGCCAGCAATCCCGACATTGACACAAGCCGGAGCAAATACAACTTCCATATCGTCAAGCCGGAGGGACGCTATTACCACTTCATTCAGAGCCGGATTGAGCAGGCCGGGTGCCGAACCCGCAAGGACAGCACACGGTTTGTCGATACGCTGGTAACTGCCAGCCCGGAGTTTTTCAAGGGGAAATCCCCAAAGGAGATACAGGCGTTTTTCCAGAGGGCGGCGGACTTCCTCATTGGCCGGGTAGGACGGGAAAATATCGTGTCGGCGGTGGTACACATGGACGAGAAAACGCCCCACCTGCATTTGACCTTTGTTCCGCTGACAAAGGACAACCGCCTGTGTGCAAAGGAGATTATCGGCAACCGGGCAAACCTGACGAAGTGGCAGGACGATTTTCACGCCTATATGGTGGAGAAATATCCTGACTTGGAGCGTGGGGAGAGCGCCAGCAGGACAGGCCGGAAGCATATCCCCACCCGGCTTTTCAAACAGGCGGTTTCCCTCTCCCGGCAGGCAAGAGCCATTGAAGCCACACTGGACGGCATTAACCCGCTGAACGCCGGAAAGAAAAAAGAGGAAGCCCTCTCCATGCTGAAAAAGTGGTTCCCGCAGATGGAGAATTTCTCCGGGCAGTTGAAAAAGTACAAGGTCACAATCAATGACCTGCTGGCGGAGAATGAGAAGTTGGAAGCAAGGGCAAAGGCCAGCGAAAAAGGAAAGATGAAAGATACGATGGAACGGGCAAAGCTGAAAAGCGAACTGGACAATTTACAGCGGCTGGTTGACCGTATCCCGCCGGATATACTGGCGGAACTGAAACGTCAGCAGCGGCACACGGTAAAGGAAAGGTGA
- a CDS encoding DUF87 domain-containing protein, which produces MRKTRTAQVSELKGDVRIQEFLDMIAPSVIKFETDHFICGNTFRCVWALREYPTATDEQAILSHLGEKDGVTLRIYTRHVTPVEERKIISNAANKNRMDRSNTNDLQQTVLAESNLQDVATIVTQMHRNREPLLHTAVYLELCAHDLDQLKLLQTEVLTELIRAKLNVDRLMLRQQQGFQCVMPTGWNLFGDQFERVLPASSVANLYPFNYSGKTDPNGFYIGRDKFGSNVLVDFNRRADDKTTASILILGNSGQGKSYLLKLLLTNLRESGMRVICLDPEMEYEDLTENLGGCFIDLMSGEFLINPLAPKIRNESDSPEDLDAPQTFRIRSRLSQHISFLKDFFRSYKDFTDREIDVIEIMLQKLYTKWGITDHSPFDRMADTEYPILSDLYALIEQEYKEYDENRRQLYTAEMLQNILLGLNSMCVGAESKFFNGHTNITDDSLITFGVKGLLQASKSLKDALLFNILSFMSDKLLSEGNTVASLDEFYLFLSNLTAVEYIRNFMKRVRKKESAVIIASQNLEDFNLDGVREYTKPLFSIPTHQFLFNAGSIDAKFYTDTLQLEESEYNLIRYPQRGVCLYKCGNERYNLMVHAPEHKARLFGKAGGR; this is translated from the coding sequence TTGAGAAAAACGAGAACTGCCCAGGTTTCTGAACTGAAAGGCGATGTGCGGATTCAGGAATTCCTAGATATGATTGCCCCATCGGTCATCAAATTTGAAACGGACCATTTCATCTGCGGCAATACCTTTCGCTGTGTGTGGGCGCTTAGAGAGTATCCAACCGCGACGGACGAGCAGGCGATCCTGTCCCATCTGGGAGAAAAGGACGGGGTAACGCTTCGGATCTACACCCGCCATGTGACGCCGGTGGAGGAACGGAAGATCATCAGCAATGCGGCAAATAAAAACCGTATGGACCGCAGCAATACCAATGACTTACAGCAGACGGTGCTGGCGGAGAGTAATCTGCAGGATGTGGCGACCATTGTGACACAGATGCACCGAAACCGCGAACCGCTCCTCCACACGGCCGTGTATCTGGAGCTTTGCGCCCACGACTTGGATCAGCTGAAACTTCTCCAGACGGAGGTGCTTACGGAGCTGATCCGTGCAAAGCTAAATGTGGACCGGCTGATGCTCAGACAGCAGCAGGGGTTTCAGTGCGTAATGCCTACGGGCTGGAACCTGTTTGGGGATCAGTTTGAGCGGGTGCTGCCAGCCAGCAGCGTGGCCAACCTGTACCCGTTTAACTATTCTGGCAAGACCGACCCTAATGGTTTCTACATTGGCCGGGATAAGTTTGGGAGCAATGTGCTGGTGGATTTTAACCGCCGTGCCGATGATAAGACAACCGCCAGTATCCTGATTTTAGGAAACAGCGGACAGGGAAAGAGCTACCTGTTAAAGCTTCTGCTGACCAATTTGCGGGAATCCGGGATGCGGGTAATCTGCCTGGACCCGGAAATGGAGTATGAAGATCTGACCGAAAACCTGGGCGGATGCTTTATTGACCTGATGAGCGGGGAGTTCCTCATCAACCCGCTGGCCCCGAAAATACGGAATGAGTCCGACAGCCCGGAGGATCTGGATGCGCCGCAGACCTTCCGGATCCGTTCCCGCCTGTCTCAGCATATCAGTTTTTTAAAGGACTTTTTCCGAAGTTACAAGGACTTTACGGACCGGGAGATTGATGTGATTGAGATCATGCTCCAGAAGCTCTATACGAAATGGGGTATTACCGATCACAGCCCCTTTGACCGGATGGCCGACACGGAATACCCGATCCTGTCTGATCTCTACGCTCTGATTGAGCAGGAGTACAAGGAATATGATGAGAACAGGCGCCAGCTTTATACCGCAGAAATGCTCCAGAACATTCTCCTGGGGTTAAACTCCATGTGTGTGGGAGCGGAGAGTAAGTTCTTCAATGGCCATACGAACATCACAGATGACAGCCTTATTACCTTCGGTGTGAAAGGTCTTCTGCAGGCCAGCAAGAGTCTGAAGGATGCATTGCTGTTCAATATCCTGTCCTTTATGAGCGATAAACTCTTGAGCGAGGGGAACACTGTGGCCAGCCTGGATGAGTTTTATCTGTTCCTTTCCAACCTGACAGCGGTGGAATATATCCGCAACTTTATGAAGCGTGTCCGGAAGAAAGAGTCCGCGGTCATCATTGCCAGCCAGAACCTGGAGGATTTCAACCTGGATGGTGTCAGGGAATACACGAAGCCGCTGTTTTCCATCCCTACCCATCAGTTTTTGTTCAATGCAGGCAGCATTGATGCCAAGTTTTATACGGACACGCTGCAGTTAGAGGAAAGCGAATACAACCTGATCCGGTATCCCCAAAGGGGCGTGTGTCTTTATAAATGCGGCAATGAGCGGTATAACCTGATGGTCCATGCACCGGAACACAAGGCGAGGCTGTTTGGAAAGGCCGGCGGCCGGTAA
- a CDS encoding gamma-glutamylcyclotransferase produces the protein MSRKPKLYIAYGSNLNLPQMAHRCPTAKVVGKSELKDYELLFRGARKGAMATVEPKEGSSVPVLLWRIRDMDEAALDRYEGYPFLYDKQMMNVELDGKTVSAMVYVMTPGHEFGVPSDFYVDTIMEGYGTAGFDPQVLEDAIDHACELVKEQEVQTGQRSLFGMGGWDTLQ, from the coding sequence ATGAGTAGAAAACCGAAACTTTATATCGCCTATGGCAGCAATCTCAATCTGCCCCAGATGGCACATCGCTGCCCGACTGCAAAGGTGGTTGGAAAAAGTGAACTGAAGGATTATGAATTGCTGTTCCGGGGCGCCCGTAAGGGAGCAATGGCCACGGTCGAACCAAAAGAAGGCAGCTCGGTTCCTGTTCTTCTCTGGAGGATACGGGATATGGACGAAGCCGCTCTTGACCGATACGAGGGGTATCCGTTTCTTTATGACAAGCAGATGATGAATGTGGAGCTGGATGGCAAGACAGTATCTGCCATGGTGTATGTGATGACGCCGGGGCATGAATTCGGAGTGCCATCGGATTTCTATGTCGATACCATCATGGAAGGTTATGGGACTGCCGGATTTGATCCGCAGGTTCTGGAAGATGCCATAGACCATGCCTGTGAACTCGTAAAAGAGCAGGAGGTGCAGACCGGCCAGCGCTCCCTGTTTGGGATGGGAGGATGGGATACTCTCCAGTGA
- a CDS encoding DNA-3-methyladenine glycosylase I, translated as MKKDDRERCSWATTELYKEYHDEEWGKPVHDDRKLFEMLVLEGMQAGLSWLTILNKRAAFKEAFNEFDYQKIALYDETKIDELMQNPNIVRNRLKIKSTITNAQQFIKIQEEYGSFDKFIWSYVKNRPIHNHFKSEADIPATTPLSDRISKDLKKRGFKFVGSTIIYAYMQAIGIVNDHVKGCYLYVPE; from the coding sequence ATGAAGAAAGACGATAGAGAAAGATGTTCGTGGGCAACCACAGAACTCTATAAAGAATACCATGATGAGGAATGGGGAAAGCCCGTTCATGATGATAGAAAACTATTTGAAATGTTGGTTCTTGAAGGTATGCAAGCCGGATTATCATGGCTGACGATATTAAATAAAAGAGCTGCATTTAAGGAAGCCTTCAACGAGTTTGATTATCAAAAAATTGCTCTCTATGACGAAACTAAAATTGATGAGTTAATGCAAAATCCCAATATTGTTCGCAATAGATTAAAAATTAAGTCGACAATCACAAACGCACAGCAATTTATCAAAATCCAAGAAGAATACGGAAGTTTTGATAAGTTTATTTGGTCTTATGTTAAGAATAGACCGATTCATAATCATTTCAAATCGGAAGCGGACATTCCTGCAACAACGCCACTTTCAGATAGAATCAGTAAAGACTTAAAAAAACGAGGCTTTAAGTTTGTAGGCAGCACGATTATATATGCGTATATGCAGGCAATCGGAATTGTAAATGACCATGTGAAAGGTTGCTATTTGTATGTACCAGAATAA
- a CDS encoding C40 family peptidase codes for MAAPAAVVAVKAALVVATDKRARTVVLSVLAALLVPFILIIVVLLCALSGTANHNTSAVNLTFHGGYLSSQMPAEYRMYIEKMQGEFSDLDGVLTDINDMAEGGTVDGYRVKSIFYALFFGADQPRMDREDYRAFADCFVTYEDREDEEGNTYTVAIPITDQQAIYENLSAVLDQSITMEDQTNAQRIYTLVKYGQALPGGNGLLPGEAMGDGSYGALMAEATKYIGWPYVWGGSSPATSFDCSGYVCWVYTQSGVYHLSRTSAQGIFNQCAVIPREEARPGDLIFFTGTYASGNPVSHVGIYVGGNQMLHCGSPIGYANIDSAYWSGHYYAMGRLPAG; via the coding sequence ATGGCAGCTCCCGCTGCTGTGGTGGCGGTCAAGGCCGCCCTCGTTGTGGCAACGGACAAACGGGCAAGAACAGTTGTGCTTTCTGTTCTTGCGGCGCTTCTGGTGCCGTTTATTTTAATCATTGTGGTTCTCCTGTGTGCGTTGTCTGGAACGGCAAACCACAATACCTCTGCAGTGAACCTGACATTTCATGGAGGGTATCTGTCTTCCCAGATGCCTGCCGAATACCGGATGTACATCGAAAAGATGCAGGGAGAATTCTCAGATCTGGATGGTGTGCTTACAGACATCAATGACATGGCCGAAGGCGGAACCGTGGATGGTTACCGGGTAAAATCCATTTTTTATGCTCTGTTTTTCGGCGCGGATCAACCCCGTATGGACCGGGAAGATTACCGGGCTTTTGCAGATTGTTTTGTAACCTATGAGGACCGGGAGGATGAGGAAGGAAACACTTATACGGTGGCGATTCCCATCACAGACCAGCAGGCAATCTATGAAAATTTGTCGGCTGTGCTGGATCAGAGCATCACGATGGAGGATCAGACCAATGCCCAGAGGATTTATACCCTTGTGAAGTATGGGCAGGCACTGCCTGGTGGAAACGGACTTCTGCCGGGAGAAGCAATGGGAGATGGGAGCTACGGCGCACTGATGGCGGAAGCGACCAAGTATATTGGCTGGCCTTATGTGTGGGGAGGCAGTTCACCGGCAACCAGCTTTGACTGCAGCGGGTATGTCTGCTGGGTCTATACACAGTCCGGTGTTTACCATCTGTCCCGCACCTCGGCACAGGGAATCTTCAACCAGTGTGCTGTGATTCCACGGGAGGAGGCGAGGCCGGGAGACCTGATCTTTTTTACCGGAACCTACGCTTCCGGAAATCCGGTAAGCCATGTGGGGATTTATGTAGGTGGGAACCAGATGCTCCACTGCGGGTCCCCCATCGGCTATGCCAACATCGATTCCGCGTATTGGTCCGGTCACTACTACGCCATGGGCAGGCTGCCGGCAGGATGA
- a CDS encoding helix-turn-helix transcriptional regulator: protein MKKQLNIEIGGRIRKCRENLGYSRETLAEKADLASSFLGTIELGAGSFTAESLVKICHALGVSADYVLFGKEKQGDLSNVNAMLSGLDPEYIPYVEEMLRSYIKAITSVKK, encoded by the coding sequence TTGAAAAAACAGTTAAACATAGAGATTGGCGGACGGATTCGGAAATGCAGGGAAAATCTCGGCTATTCACGGGAGACCCTTGCAGAAAAAGCGGATCTGGCCAGCTCGTTTTTAGGCACCATCGAGTTAGGAGCTGGCAGTTTTACCGCAGAATCTCTTGTGAAGATCTGCCATGCGCTCGGCGTTTCTGCCGACTACGTCCTTTTCGGGAAAGAAAAACAGGGAGACTTATCAAATGTCAACGCCATGCTTTCCGGTCTGGATCCGGAGTACATTCCCTATGTGGAGGAGATGCTCCGCTCCTATATCAAAGCAATCACAAGCGTTAAGAAGTGA
- a CDS encoding helix-turn-helix transcriptional regulator produces the protein MALSIQERLKDLRVERGLTLEQLAEQTHLSKSALGSYEAEDFKDISHYALIKLAKFYGVTADYLLGLSETKNHPNADLADLRLSDDMIELLKSGRVDNSLLCELAAHPDFPRLMADLEIYVNGIAGKQVQSANAIVDAVSATIMKQHNPGLTDPQLRQLIAAHIDDDSFCRYVIQQDINKIAFDLREAHKNDFFSVPEDNPLEDFLQTAEETAREDSDPEQAALAFICKRLKLNYKKLSEEEKKWLKKIAQKSDLLKNPNPQRGRK, from the coding sequence GTGGCTTTATCAATACAAGAACGATTAAAAGACTTGCGTGTGGAGCGTGGGCTGACGCTGGAACAGCTTGCGGAGCAGACGCACCTCTCCAAGTCTGCGCTGGGAAGCTATGAAGCAGAGGACTTCAAGGACATCAGCCACTATGCCCTTATCAAGCTGGCGAAGTTTTACGGCGTGACCGCCGATTATCTGCTGGGGCTGTCGGAAACAAAAAATCACCCAAACGCCGATCTTGCAGACCTGCGTTTGAGTGACGATATGATTGAACTGCTGAAAAGCGGGCGGGTGGACAATTCCCTCTTGTGTGAACTGGCGGCGCACCCGGATTTCCCCCGGCTCATGGCCGACCTTGAAATCTATGTGAACGGCATAGCGGGAAAGCAGGTGCAGAGCGCAAACGCCATTGTGGACGCTGTGAGTGCAACGATTATGAAACAACACAATCCCGGCTTGACTGACCCGCAGCTGCGACAGCTTATCGCCGCCCACATTGACGACGACAGCTTTTGCCGCTATGTGATACAGCAGGACATAAACAAGATAGCCTTTGACCTGCGGGAAGCGCATAAGAACGATTTTTTCAGCGTTCCGGAGGACAACCCGCTGGAAGATTTCTTGCAGACCGCCGAGGAAACCGCCAGAGAGGACAGCGACCCGGAGCAAGCGGCTTTGGCGTTTATCTGTAAGCGGCTTAAACTGAATTACAAGAAGCTGTCTGAGGAAGAAAAGAAGTGGCTGAAAAAGATTGCACAGAAGTCGGACTTGCTGAAAAATCCAAACCCACAGCGGGGGAGAAAATAA
- a CDS encoding aminoglycoside 6-adenylyltransferase AadE: MRSEKEVYDIVLNFAKTDKRIRMVTLEGSRTNTNIPPDDFQDFDITFFVTDMDSFTSDDKWLDIFGERLILQKPEDMELFPAVEKGFSYLMLFTDDVKIDLTLLPLELIDEYFTWDKLVKLLLDKDNRIVKPPIPTDIDYHLQKPTQRMFDDCCNEFWNTTTYVVKGLCRKEILFAIDHMNDIVRKELLRMISWLIGIKQGFHFSLGKNYKFMKQYVPEELWERLMSTYNMDSYPHMWESFEQCMALFREVSSEVACQLDYQYPLYDEKISNYVIRQKKKYGIEDDNK; the protein is encoded by the coding sequence ATGAGATCAGAAAAGGAAGTTTATGATATTGTTTTGAATTTTGCAAAAACAGACAAACGCATTCGCATGGTTACTTTGGAAGGATCTAGAACAAATACAAATATTCCGCCTGATGATTTTCAGGATTTTGATATTACTTTTTTTGTTACGGATATGGACAGCTTCACAAGTGATGATAAATGGCTAGATATATTTGGTGAAAGGTTGATTCTGCAAAAGCCGGAAGATATGGAATTATTTCCAGCTGTAGAAAAGGGATTTTCATATTTAATGCTGTTTACTGATGATGTTAAGATAGATTTAACTTTGCTGCCGCTGGAACTGATAGACGAGTATTTTACATGGGATAAACTGGTAAAGTTACTGTTGGATAAAGACAACCGTATCGTAAAGCCGCCAATACCAACGGATATAGACTACCACTTGCAGAAGCCTACTCAAAGAATGTTTGACGATTGCTGTAATGAATTTTGGAATACTACAACATATGTAGTAAAGGGCTTATGCCGCAAAGAAATTCTTTTTGCTATTGACCATATGAATGATATAGTACGAAAAGAATTGCTTCGCATGATTTCCTGGCTGATTGGTATCAAACAGGGATTTCATTTCAGTTTGGGAAAAAACTATAAATTTATGAAGCAATATGTCCCAGAGGAATTGTGGGAACGACTTATGTCCACTTATAATATGGATTCCTATCCCCATATGTGGGAATCCTTTGAACAATGTATGGCATTGTTCCGGGAGGTTTCGTCAGAAGTGGCATGCCAGTTGGATTACCAGTATCCACTATATGATGAAAAAATCAGTAATTATGTGATTCGGCAAAAGAAAAAATATGGCATTGAAGATGATAACAAATAA
- a CDS encoding cysteine-rich VLP domain-containing protein, producing MRDNPYKDLPPLERRPDGSLYRMTPAQRKQAASLIRRECCCREDGNCIVLDDGDTCTCPQTISFSVCCKWFRWAVLPLDGTLEAEIFRDKDLKRCAVCGGVFVPKSNRAKYCPGCAARVHRRQKTESERKRRSAVDG from the coding sequence ATGAGAGATAACCCCTATAAAGACTTGCCGCCACTGGAACGCAGGCCGGACGGTTCCCTTTACCGCATGACACCGGCGCAGAGAAAACAGGCGGCCAGCCTGATACGCCGGGAGTGTTGTTGCCGTGAGGACGGCAACTGCATTGTCCTTGATGATGGGGACACCTGCACCTGCCCGCAGACGATTTCTTTCTCGGTCTGCTGTAAGTGGTTCCGCTGGGCGGTCTTGCCGCTGGACGGGACGCTGGAAGCGGAAATTTTCCGGGATAAGGACTTGAAACGCTGTGCGGTCTGCGGTGGCGTGTTCGTCCCCAAATCCAACCGGGCAAAATACTGCCCCGGCTGTGCCGCCAGAGTTCACAGGCGGCAGAAAACAGAAAGTGAACGGAAAAGGAGGTCTGCTGTGGACGGTTAG
- a CDS encoding chemotaxis protein, protein MDEIFEQLNEVIEARVAQIRNSMEDGTAPESQRNRKEKVGRMDRILRMLPEKERSWLDNQLLEQTELPEQEQIKFYKAGLSDAIDFLRFLKI, encoded by the coding sequence ATGGATGAAATCTTTGAACAGCTGAATGAAGTCATCGAGGCCAGAGTAGCCCAGATCCGAAACAGCATGGAGGATGGCACAGCGCCGGAATCCCAACGAAACAGGAAAGAAAAGGTCGGGCGGATGGACCGGATCCTCCGGATGCTTCCGGAGAAAGAACGGAGCTGGCTGGACAATCAGCTGCTGGAGCAGACAGAGCTTCCGGAACAGGAACAGATAAAGTTCTACAAAGCCGGACTGTCTGATGCCATTGATTTCCTGCGGTTCTTGAAAATCTGA